A segment of the Manis javanica isolate MJ-LG chromosome 17, MJ_LKY, whole genome shotgun sequence genome:
CAGCAACAAGCCCCTAGCTGGCCCTTCTCCCTGGGCCCTGCTAGATCTCTTGGCAGATATGTGGAGTTTGCATCCTCAGAACCACTGAACGCTGAGCAAGAAGGGCCACTGAGCCTCAAATCTGGGCCCCCTTAGCCTCTCCAACCCACTATCAGCTACTGGCTCGTCCCTTCTCCACTCCCAGATGAGGGGCCACTACTTGGATGCCCAGCTCAGCCTACCTCTTGCAGGCCCAGAGACCTCCCCCTCAGACCTCAGTGTCCCCGTCTGTCAACCAGGCTGGACACTGGCCCTGCCTCACAGGCCCACACCCTGATCTGCCCAGCGCTGCCCACCGGATGCGGAGGATCTGCTTTGTGTCCTTTTCGCTATAGGGAGAGGTGGAGACAATGAGCAGTCGGTCCAGCAGGTCGATGGGGATGCCATGGGGGCTCTGGTAGCTGGTGCCCCTGATtctggagaggaggggaagggagggcttCAGGGTGATGCTCCCAGAACCAGCTCCCTGTTCCCTCTCCTCAGGACACCCCACCTACGCGCTCCAGCACAGCCCACTCACCGGGCCAAATGCCACTTAACCTTCAGCTCACGGCTGGCATCACCACCTGGCTGTGTAGCCATCCCCTAACTGCGTCAATCCCCCTGCAGAGTCAGGCTGGTTTTAGCTAGACATCTATGGGATTACTGGACCAAGGTCCACTCTCCTACTTGACACAGAGCTGCACTAGGGAAGGGGCTGTGCCAGTCCTGTTCCCCGCTGTGCCTGGCCCAGATGCTAGGAAATACAGCTGATTCTCATTATTCCAGGTAGTGACGTGCTACAGAGCAGAGGCGAGCATTTGATTAGCAAATACTGAACTACTGCACCTAGAGGGTACAGGATTAGGTTCTTTTGAGCCTTCGGCCAAAACATTTTTGTCAACCAACCAACATATAACCTGGTTTTATGGGTTTCTGTTTAAAAGAACTTTACTTAATATGTGTTATTGACTCATCCTTCTGAGCTCACGGCCAGCAGCCCTGTGACTTGGGCCTGAACGAAGCTCGTCTAACACATCCCAGCCTTCTTGTGCTTAGGGACTCTGTACAGGTGGGGGCCACTTTAAACAGCAAAACCACCAACAAAGAGCAGCCAATGTGACAGATATGGCATGAAACACATCATGAAAAGGACACCTGTTTACAGCATGTGAGCTGAAACTAGGAGACAGTGTATTTGACCTTAGTGTGCAGCATCCATGTCAAGCAACTCAAAATGTTTTTGGTGCTCTGCACACATCCATGAATGACTACAAAATAGTCACGAATACAAATTTGGGGATTACAGATCTTAGCGAGGAAGCAGATTCACAAAAGCagaatctgcaaataatgagCGTCCCAGCAGACAACCCCAAGCGCAGGTTCCACACCCAGATCCACAGCTACTACGAAGATGCTCTCGGCCATCCCATCTGATCCTGTCAGTTCAAGGTCAAAGTCTGGACCTGCCACCTGCAAGTGACTTTGAGCACACCCCTGGGCCTTGCTCTCTTCCTCTGTAACATGGGGCTGACACAGTATCTACTTTCTTGAGTTTCTTTTGGGAGTCCAAGCAGTTCACCCGGGAACAGTGCTGAGCACAGTGCCAGGGTGACTCTGCCCACTGCCCCCAGCGCCAGGCTCCTCTCTTCCTTGAAGTGACAACCACCCCCGCTGGCCAGTTTCACCAGCACATGGCTGTGGCCCTGGAGAAGACGCCCCCCGGCTTCTGCACAGCCAGAGCAGTGCTGAGCAACGGGTTGGGGTGGATATGCTGGGTGCAGCCTTCAGGCATCAGCCTACTGGGGGGCTGTTTGCCCccaacttccttctctcttcatAAGGGCCAACAGGTAGATGAGCTAGGAAGAATGCCAGCTGGGACAGCAGGGCAGAGGGTGCTGGAAAAACTCTAGGACCACGAGGTTCCCAAGATTTATGGGAGCAGGTGCCCTGCATGTCTCAGGAATTTTTCTACCGCATTCTCAGGCCAAAAGAAATACCAAGTTCTGCTTCATTTATTGAATAGTTAGGTCCGAGTGATCTAATAGTGGTTTCCACAGTGTGCGACACACATCACTGTGTCGCTGTGTGTCCTTCTAAAACTTTAAATATTCCTCCCTAATGAGGTGCTCAACAAACACACCCCGTTTACCCTGTGGCGATCCCGCCTCCCAGAGCACCGCTTCCCCAGGGCCCTCTGAGGGGCCCGCGGCCGGCTCACCGGGTGATGCCGCGGTTCGTGGCCATGATGAGCACAGGTGCCATGTCACTCTCCAGGGCCCGGTTGAGGAAGGAGAAGCTCTCGATGTCCAGCATGTGGACCTCGTCGATGAACAGCACCTGGGGGCCACACCGCGCATGTCGAACCCACCAGCCAGGCCTTCCTTCCTCTTGGCTGCCCCGCCTTGAGCTGCCCGCCTGGCCCTGCCCCATACTCACGCCAGGGATAATCTCCGCCTTGCCCTCCTCACGCCACTCCGCCACCTTGGCATTGATCTGCTCTCGGACTTCTGATTTGATTTCCCCTGTGTCGcctgagggaggcaggggggcACAGGGGGTGTCGGAGAGGAGATGGGGATCTAGGGCTGGAGGATGGGTGAAGACAGAGGAAGACGAGACCCCAGGGCCACAGGAAGAAAGATCAAGACCggaggggcagggcagcaggaggacCTGGGAGCCTGAAGCATCTCGAGAgaagagggacagagacagagaacccAGGGGAAGAGGGTAGGGGCAGGGATGTGCCCACATCAGACCCGAGAAAGGGTCTCGGAGGGCAACAGAGCGGGAGGATGAACCACACGCACAGACAGAACAGAAGACAGCACCCAGGGACGGGGGGAGACGGGAGAAGCCCTGGTCATGCGTGGGGCCGCACTGGGAGGCAGGGCGAGCGTGCAGGACGAGGCGCCTCACCTGAGAAGAGAGCCAGGAAACCCTGGGTGCGGGAGTTGATGACATCAATCTCGTGCAGTGACACGGTGTGCACCACCTCCTTGCGTTTCTGGAGCTCCCCATCTGGGCACTGCACAAACTTGGTCTACGGGGCCAGAGGGGAAGTGTAGGGGGTGGAGACAAGGGCAGAGAACAGCATGAAAGGGGTTCCAGATGGGCTCTACCTGAGGTAGACCGGGGTTCCCTGGAATGGGAATCCAGAAACGCCAGGCCCAGGAGGTTGTCAAGTCTAGGGCATTCAAGAGCCCTGGAAGGGACTAGGGAACCTCAGAACCATGAGCAACATGCCCAGCTGTGCTAGAGGGCATAGGGAGGAACCAGGAGTGCCAGGGACATGGGGCTGGGTGTCTAGAGGCTGGGGCGAGGGGTTCCTCAGGGCCCTGGCCCACCTGGGAGCCCATGGCATCATAGTCACGAGCGCGGGTGAAGGAGCGGCCCAGCTTAGAGATCTTGCCCGTGGCCTTGTCGATGGTGATCACGTCCCTGCAGGGGTAAGGAGGGCAGGAGTGAGGAAGGATGGGAGCCCAAGTTCCCCTCACCCCACCACCCAGTGCGGCCCCGCTGCTCACCCAGCCTGGACCTTGTCCTTGGTCAGGGACTCGATCATCTTGGTGCCCAGGTCATATATGGTCTCCATCTCTGTGGTCTTGAGGGTCAGTTTGCCCACCTTGGCACCCTGACAGGGGTGATATGCCAGGCAAGGGGCTTAGAGAGGGCCCCAATATCTACCTAACACAGCTTCAAAATGGCATGATGCAGGGATGCCCCCAGGGCTGATGGGTACATTCACTGTCACAACTGTGGTGATGGCTCTGTGGGTGGCACACATGTGCCAAAACTTAATAGCTAGTAAACTTCCAACAAGGGCGGCTTACTGTGTCAACtgcacctcaataaagctgttactaagcccaataaacaaacaaaaacctaaaaGATAAAGTCTACCAGAACAACTCAGACCTGAAAGCCTACAAAATGGCCAAAAGGGTCCCACTCTAacactcctttctttttctttcattaacttATTCATTCAGTTGGTGGATTCTATTTAGATCAGTATACACAGTTTAAAAGGTGTATGTGTCAACATAGTCAATcatattgtaatttctttgtgcCTTGACAGATGGtaattgtggtgagcatttggaATGTACACAACTGTCAAATCACTAACAAAAATGCCACAATCCCTCCCCACAAGACAACCAGACGTTTTCTAGGCTATTACCAGCAAATCCAACCATCTCGTGTGTCCATGGGTTATTTCCACAGTTCCTTTTGTAGGGACGGGGTGGCAGGATAAAAGGGTAGACTTGGGGAAGGTGGTAAAATGAATTTTggatttatatttgtaaatgtatgtttaaataTTCTCTTCccaccatatttttaaaattcaaaatttaattgGCAAGAGATGGGGTTAATTTAGGAGACTGTTCACAGGTATGAAAAGGACAAGCTGCTGTAATTACGCGTTTTAAATCTATTTCCATTGAAAATGAGGAGCCAATGCAAAAAAGAGGAATGTGACAAGTCATAGAAACAGAAGGTGACTGTGCTAAGCCAGTGGGCTTGAAGCATGTTTAAATTCTCTTCTATGCAGCATTTTATTTGCAGCTGTAATTCAATGTTTAAAAGAGAACTACAAAcagggatgaaccttgaaaacagcaTGCcaggtgaaagaagccaaacacgaGGAGTCACACGTTGCAGGATTCCAGTGACATGAATGTCCAGGACAGGCAAAAccacagacagaaagcagaccagtggtcgccagaggctgggggatggtgggggcaggggggaacAGTGACTACCTAATGGGTATGGAgcttccttttggggtgatgaagatGTCCTGGAAATGGACAGGAGTGACGGTTGCACAACACCGTGAATGCACCAAGGCCACTAACTGCTCACTTCGATGGCCAACAGCTAACTTTATGTTAGGTGAtttttacctcaattaaaaatagaGACCTACAGATCAACTACAAGGTAAAAAGAGATGAAGGGGAAACCAGACTTCAAAGTTAGATTTTAAACACGGGCAGTACCAGTGGCTGTGTCTAGGAATGTGCGAGAGTGGGGTGGGGTGATGAAATTCACGAGACTTAAAGAAGTGACTACAGGTGAGGGGGCTACCCTGGGGGGAGACTTGGGGTGTCGTGGAAAGAGGTttgaggaaggggtggggggtcAGCAGAGTTCCAGTGTCTCATCTTGGTGGTTATAAGGGTACCTGCTTTCTAATAATTTATTAGACTACATGCttattttacatgtttctttgtatctgttttattttgcACCAAAAAGATTAAAGGAATTCCCAGCCACAAAAAAGGGAGCAAATCATATCTATCAAGTAAGCTGGAGGGAAAACACCTTTTGGTGCTATACTGTATAAATGTCACACAACAGGCTGTTAAGCCTCACTGTCAGGAATTACCTGCGAGAAACTTCGAGGCCTTCTCTGCCATTCCACCACTTGGTTTTAACTGCTCATGGTGCCCCTCACAAATGGATAAGCACTGTCGACTCAGCGGACCCCTACTGCAGTCCTGCAGACAGCTCCAATCTGCAGCTCGAACCCCATGGGACTCTGACCTCAGCACGGACCCGACACCCCCGACCTGCAGCCCTGGAGCTGGCCTAGGCTCAGGACAGACTCACCGTCCCTGTCGCTGGCCGATCAATCTGGATCTCCACCACCTCCCCTTCGATGATCTCGGTCTCCTCCCTAGACAGAGAGCAGATCTGAGGAACAAGCCCAACACCTGGGCCCTTGGGAATCACTAACTTCCATGAGCCCTTGGACACAGGACAAGCCAGTGAGGGCAAAGGCTCACCCCAAGGCCACAGGGACGCGTCACCCTCCCCTGCCTTTCGTCCCAGGCTTACTTGATGCGCACGCCGATGGACCGCCTGAAGGCCTGTGTTAGCGCCTCCGTCTTGCTCATCTCCAAGGAGAAGATCTCGCTGCCCGCAATGGCCGTGAACGGGGTATCAGGGCCCAGGGCCTGTGCCAtgcctggggaggaggcagtCTGGGTAGGTGGGGTGGCCCTGGCCCCAGGTTCCCAGCACCTACTCTGCATCCAAGTagctcttcttcctcaggatggGGAGGAAGATGGGCTCGGCACGGCGGGGCAGACGGAGACGTGGGGAAAGCCAGGGATGGTGGGCTGCGCAGGGAGGCCAGGATTAGAACCCCATACCATCCAGTAGACCCCTAATCTCACCAAGCCTACCTCCCAAACTCTAAGAGCTCTTTAGCCTCAGGGCGTGGAGGAGCCAAGCGGGCTAAAGGACAAGGGGCTGAAAGAGTTAAGAGTAacagctctggagccagactgtctaggttccaatcctggctccaccactttaGACCACGTGATCTTGGCCTTGTCTACTCCCTGAGCCTGTCTGCCCCTCCGTATGACAGGAATGATCGCAGAACAAGTGCTGGCACAGGTGGCAGGCAGTATGCACTGGTGCCCCACCATGATGTGGCTGGGAACCAGCACAGGGACAGCCTTCTCTACGGCCCACCTGGGGCTGGCAGGCAGACAGCGGGGCTGTTCACACAATCACTCCAAGAACCGAGGCCCCCTCCCGGCTCTGACGATTGCCACCACattctcccccacaccccattaagGGTCAGGAGCTTCCTCTTTCCATTATAGCACACATCACTGTGGAAGAGACTATGTCCACGACCACCTCCCCCACACCAAAACACTTTAAAGTCAGGGCTTCGGTCTTCATCATCTAAGTGTCCCCAGTGTCCAGTCCAGGGCCTGGTACACCAGGGTGCTGTTTTATCTTAGCTGAAAACCTGATTGTTACCTTGAGTCCCACTGTCTGGCCCCACAGTCTGAGCAAAAAGGTAGAAGTGAGTGAATGggaagagggtgggggagggaggtcaAGAAAAGCTTCAACAAGGAAGAAATGCCTGAGTAGGGTTTTGAAGGGTGGATAGGAGTTCAAGAGGATCAGGGACAGTTATAAGGAAAAAGATCTTAAATTCCTAGTGGATTGAAAGAGAATGCTGGTTGTCCTCTTGATGATCATCTTCCCCTTCTTCCTTAGTTCCAGTACTCTCATTTCATTAAGGTAGCAATGGTCCAAACTGAcagattaaaaaatgttttaatgtctCCACCATCTTGCAGCAGAGTGTAACCACATAATTAAGTTCTAGTAAGATATAAGCAAAAGTATATGGGAGTCCCAAGACAGCTGCTTAAAGGGAGCTAGCTACAAGGGAGGGAGGTACACTCTCATTGcaattcctctttctcctttatcCTAcatggagtatgggtgggaaggctGGAGCTTAAGCAACCCGCTTGGAACACAAAGAGACCTTTATACGAAAGCAAGTACAGAGGATGCTGAGGCAGGAAGGCAGAAGACTTCATGGAACTGCTCAACAAGCCCTAACTGGCCTACATTCAGATTCTTctatgtgaaagaatgaaacctGAATGTTTAAGCCACTGCCGTTTTGGGTTGTCTGTTAACTGTGGCTGGATGTGACCTGACTAACACAGGAGAGATTGTCAGGCAGAGACCGGAAGAGTCCCTGCCCCGAGAGGTCTCTTACCCATGGCAATGGCCGTCTTCCCGGTGCCAGGCTGCCCTGCGATGAGGACTGCCCGCCCGGCGATCTTCCCTTCCCGGATCATCTCCAGCACCACACCAGCTGCCCGACGGGCTGCCAGCTGACCCACCATGCCCTGGGAAGCctgtggggtgggaggtgagAGGGCACACAGGGTGATTTCCTACCAGGTTACCACTGTATCACTACCACCCTCTGGCTAGTGAAATGAGAGAGGATGCTGTTGGCTGGGATTTTGACAAAAAGCTGAAAAAGCCTTTCCACCCAATTTTTGAAAACCAAGGAAACTCTACACGAGGCTAAATTCTATAATTATGTAGCCAAAGATCTAAGAGAGCATAACAGGCCCACAATCCCCAGGGCCCTGGGTATCCTCTGATGGCAGCTCCCAGgcctcccaccccacacccctcAGCTCTACCTGCCGCGGCTCCAGTGCGTCATCCAGCCCCAGGCCCCGGATGTGGGAGTGAGCACCTGTGGGAGGGAAAGAAGCAGAAACACGGTTACCGGCCAGCTCCTGTGTGGCCTGCGGGGCGGGGTGGCCACTCTGGGCCCTGTCTTGCTCCTTGGTCAAATGGTGGGCCAAGTCATCTCACTGGGAGGATGACTGGGCAcggtaaatgctcaataaacagaAGTGGCTCTTAGGGTACAGCAGAGCAGGACCAAAATCTCTGAGCCCCAGATAACTGCATCATCAGGTCAGGAACTAACTGTGAGGGCTACTGATCACAATTACATTGTGTTTATGGCCTAAGTGGCCTTGCAGGTTGAGAAATAATCCCAGCTGTTATCCCCCTGGAATGCTTGTGGGGTTCAATCACTACCCCAGGCCCTCACTGACATGGATGTGAAGAAGGCGTTCAGAGAGGTTAGTTCCCTTGCTCAAGACCACACAGCCAGGGAGAGGTAAAGAAGTATGATTTCAATGCTTTACAACAGACCAGAGCCAGGCAGAGTAAGGTCTGAGGGCTAGCCACTTGTTTCCATGAATATCTTACAGacacacagccatgcccattcatttacatactgtGCCTGGCTGTTTTCACACCACAACAGCATAACTGAAGATTTTCCACAAAGAACAGTTTTACTCTCTGGCTCTTTCAGAAAAGATTTGTTGACCCTGTACTTAGACTGTGAGCACCCTGAGGGCTGGTCCTGGGTGCAGCTAGTGTCCATAAGGTCCTCAGTTATAGCAGGCCTGGCCTGTAGGAGCTGACACAGGGTTAGCCCCTGCACATTAAATGCTTCATATGGATCCCCATGGACTCTTTTATCAACCCATGAGGTGAACTATCCTAGCTCCactttcagataaggaaactgaggcacccagAGCAACTAGCCCCTGGTGACACAGCTCAGAAAGGCACATGGCAGGGTGCTCCCAGAAGCCACGAGCTCTTTACTGCCTCTCCTGGCAgcacagaatgaatgaatgtgacgCGATGAGAAGTCTCCTCTGGGTAAGTAAAGCTCTCTGTGAAGGACGCACCCTGCTGGCCCTGCTATGCCCACTGGCTGTGTGAGCCCTGACCAGTGCTTGGCTGCTCTGAGTCTCAGATTCCTTAGCTAAAAATGGGATGACAGTCACAACATGCATCGTGAGAGGCTACAGCGAGGACTCAGTAGGATGCAATCTCATGCCTTCATGAGCATGTGCTGAGCATCTGCTCTGCCAGGTTCTGTGCTGGGGACAACAGCTAGAAATGAATGAGAGCTGGTCTCTGCCCTCACAGTTAATGTCCCACCCAGTGTGTGCTGGGCGTGTGGGGCATTCAGTTCAGGGCCAACCCCAGGCGAGCGTCCACTTGTATGATCTCCCAGCAAGATGCCAGTACCCCCCGAGCCCAGCCAGGGTAGCCACGCCAGCAGCAGTGCAGCCTGAGGCTGGGCACCAACATGGTCCCTCATGTGCCATTCAACCCCACCCTGGAACTCAGGGTCCACCCCCGTCAGACAGGGGATGTGTAGGCCACCTCCGTCTTGGGGGACCTGGCAGGCTGGCTATGTCAGGGGTGCACTGGGCAAGCAGGGTCCAGGTCCTACTCCTGCACGCTCACTCACCAATACGCTCGATC
Coding sequences within it:
- the RUVBL2 gene encoding ruvB-like 2 isoform X1; protein product: MATVTATTKVPEIRDVTRIERIGAHSHIRGLGLDDALEPRQASQGMVGQLAARRAAGVVLEMIREGKIAGRAVLIAGQPGTGKTAIAMGMAQALGPDTPFTAIAGSEIFSLEMSKTEALTQAFRRSIGVRIKEETEIIEGEVVEIQIDRPATGTGAKVGKLTLKTTEMETIYDLGTKMIESLTKDKVQAGDVITIDKATGKISKLGRSFTRARDYDAMGSQTKFVQCPDGELQKRKEVVHTVSLHEIDVINSRTQGFLALFSGDTGEIKSEVREQINAKVAEWREEGKAEIIPGVLFIDEVHMLDIESFSFLNRALESDMAPVLIMATNRGITRIRGTSYQSPHGIPIDLLDRLLIVSTSPYSEKDTKQILRIRCEEEDVEMSEDAYTVLTRIGLETSLRYAIQLITAASLVCRKRKGTEVQVDDIKRVYSLFLDESRSTQYMKEYQDAFLFNELKGETMDTS
- the RUVBL2 gene encoding ruvB-like 2 isoform X2, with protein sequence MVGQLAARRAAGVVLEMIREGKIAGRAVLIAGQPGTGKTAIAMGMAQALGPDTPFTAIAGSEIFSLEMSKTEALTQAFRRSIGVRIKEETEIIEGEVVEIQIDRPATGTGAKVGKLTLKTTEMETIYDLGTKMIESLTKDKVQAGDVITIDKATGKISKLGRSFTRARDYDAMGSQTKFVQCPDGELQKRKEVVHTVSLHEIDVINSRTQGFLALFSGDTGEIKSEVREQINAKVAEWREEGKAEIIPGVLFIDEVHMLDIESFSFLNRALESDMAPVLIMATNRGITRIRGTSYQSPHGIPIDLLDRLLIVSTSPYSEKDTKQILRIRCEEEDVEMSEDAYTVLTRIGLETSLRYAIQLITAASLVCRKRKGTEVQVDDIKRVYSLFLDESRSTQYMKEYQDAFLFNELKGETMDTS